TCGGCTCCCTGCTGAAGGCCCTGCCGGCCGACTGCACGGCAGCCGAACTGACGCCCGGCTCGTACCGGGTGGGCGGCAAGATCGACCCACAGCTGCTGGCCACCGTCACGTCCTGGTGCGCCCAGCACGGGGTGATGCCGGAGAAGATCTCCGTCGAACGCCACACCCTGGAAGACGTGTTCTTGGAACTGACCGGCAAGGAGCTGCGTTCGTGACCACCGCCGGTACCTACACCCCGAAGCCGGGGGCGGCCCCGCTGCCCCGGATGATCGGCGCGCAGGCCGCGCTCGAGACGAAGATGCTGCTCCGCAACGGTGAGCAGCTCCTCCTCACGGTGATCATCCCGACACTCCTGCTGGTCCTGTTCAGCTCGGTCGACATCATCGACACCGGCAAGGGCAAGTCGGTCGACTTCCTGGCCCCCGGCATCCTGGCACTCGCCGTGATGTCGACCGCGTTCACCGGACAGGCCATCGCCACCGGCTTCGAGCGGCGCTACGGGGTCCTGAAGCGGCTCGCCGCCTCCCCGCTGCCCCGCTGGGGCCTGATGACCGCGAAGACGGCGTCCGTGCTGGTCACGGAGGTCCTCCAGGTCGTCCTGCTGACGGCGATCGCCTTCTCGCTGGGCTGGTCGCCGCACGGCAACCCGCTGTCCGTCCTGCTCCTGCTGGTCCTCGGCACGGCCGCCTTCTCGGGCCTGGGCCTGCTGATGGCCGGCACGCTCAAGGCGGAGGCGACGCTCGCCGCCGCGAACCTGGTCTTCCTGCTGCTGCTCGTGGGCGGCGGTGTGATCGTCCCGATGGACAAGTTCCCGGCGGGCGCCCAGGACGTGCTCGGCCTGCTGCCCGTCTCGGCGCTCTCGGACGGGCTGCGGGACGTCCTCCAGCACGGGGCGGGCCTGCCGTGGCGCGACCTCGGGATCCTGGCCGTGTGGGCGGTCGTGGGCCTGGGAGCGGCGGGCAAGTTCTTCCGCTGGGAGTGACTGCGGGGGTGAGCGACTCCCGGTGTTCCGGGTGTACGGGCCTACGAGACGGGCTGAGGTGGCGATTTGCGTAGGTGCGGGGGCCTCGTGAAGGCGTGCACAAGCGGACGCCTACGATGGGGCCCGTGCCAAACGTGACCCGAGCCGACGCCGTAGCCTTCGCGCGCAACCCGCTCGCCCTCATCGCCGAACGCTGGACCCCGACCTCCCGGACGGTTCGACGAG
This portion of the Streptomyces mirabilis genome encodes:
- a CDS encoding ABC transporter permease, coding for MIGAQAALETKMLLRNGEQLLLTVIIPTLLLVLFSSVDIIDTGKGKSVDFLAPGILALAVMSTAFTGQAIATGFERRYGVLKRLAASPLPRWGLMTAKTASVLVTEVLQVVLLTAIAFSLGWSPHGNPLSVLLLLVLGTAAFSGLGLLMAGTLKAEATLAAANLVFLLLLVGGGVIVPMDKFPAGAQDVLGLLPVSALSDGLRDVLQHGAGLPWRDLGILAVWAVVGLGAAGKFFRWE